Proteins encoded together in one Bactrocera neohumeralis isolate Rockhampton chromosome 4, APGP_CSIRO_Bneo_wtdbg2-racon-allhic-juicebox.fasta_v2, whole genome shotgun sequence window:
- the LOC126754455 gene encoding pseudouridylate synthase TRUB2, mitochondrial yields MSLTKVYDAPTVFRYLNGIMNIYKPAGMKVSHVKNAVLHNIVQDLNDMQVREPRRLETPLLEPGGDANPLLRKIHSIDLADHVLATGPRYQISDIRCALVAGLGIHTSGVLLFGLNKGIRQSQLIQRNRPLRAFHITGRMGVATETHFADSRITVKSDHRHVHPERISALAASLQASHQRKMYELCGVDLQSQAAYEIACKGLIRPADNSQPIIYGIKLIDFKRPEFTVEVHAINESEEYLASLVNEMGIELRTVAHCTSIRCIRHGHFDVENALLRHGWSLRGVMKNMREQRKVLQQHPHLLKQNKIELRSD; encoded by the exons ATGTCATTGACAAAGGTTTACGACGCGCCAACAGTTTTCAGATATTTGAACGGTATTATGAATATTTACAAACCTGCCGGAATGAAAGTTAGTCATGTAAAAAACGCAGTTCTTCACAACATAGTCCAAG ATTTGAATGATATGCAGGTACGAGAACCTCGAAGACTGGAAACACCGCTTTTAGAACCAGGAGGTGATGCAAATCCTTTGTTGCGTAAAATTCATTCGATTGATTTAGCCGACCATGTGTTAGCAACAGGGCCAAGATACCAAATATCAGACATACGTTGTGCACTAGTCGCCGGATTGGGTATACACACGAGCGGTGTGCTAT TGTTCGGATTGAATAAGGGCATACGCCAGTCGCAGCTCATTCAACGAAATCGTCCGCTGCGTGCTTTTCATATAACTGGTCGAATGGGTGTCGCAACTGAAACACATTTTGCTGATTCACGCATAACGGTTAAGTCCGATCATCGGCACGTGCATCCAGAACGTATAAGTGCTTTAGCAGCATCGTTACAAGCATCTCACCAACGTAAAATGTACGAACTCTGTGGTGTAGATTTACAATCACAAGCAGCCTATGAGATTGCTTGCAAAGGATTAATCCGTCCAGCGGATAATTCACAGCCAATTATATATGGTATCAAATTAATAGATTTTAAGCGTCCGGAATTTACAGTGGAGGTGCATGCGATCAATGAAAGTGAGGAGTATCTGGCCTCTCTGGTGAATGAGATGGGCATTGAATTGCGTACGGTCGCGCACTGCACGTCCATACGCTGCATACGGCATGGGCACTTCGATGTAGAAAATGCGCTGCTCCGACATGGTTGGAGCTTACGAGGTGTAATGAAAAATATGAGAGAACAACGGAAAGTTTTGCAGCAGCATCCACATctcttaaaacaaaataaaatagaactCAGAAGCGattag
- the LOC126754453 gene encoding serrate RNA effector molecule homolog isoform X2, with product MMADSDDEYDRKRRDKFRGERSSGDSYRSERREDRRGGGGTGASGRDEWAERNPFRGGGGSGSGGRPRPDYREYRTGGRERYGSPGREMPPAKRMRPDWGDDMRATPRYGYDPYLMHAWNEHYAAHSYHGGYGGHGHAPHAARESQSANDLQTQPAMLTLKQFLDTQDDGISDSEVLKKYSEYKTEFKRQQLNEFFVAHKDEEWFKNKYHPLDSVKRKEEQLSFLKKRVEVFNEVLENGQVKAVSIDTSQTDPLLRLLDTVVIKLEGGTDDDLKILDEKPREYTFPERSFDKKPEHDDDVIITSVGKKRNVDEDEPKVVSPRPIRRAAISDDEENWDEEDADSKTINNKHDKKKDISDDEDKSDEDEKSKDKKSLKRKRTSSESSSSSSSDSDSSSSSSSDEDDDEKLKDKYDLGSVKEDKETEKEVMAVDKEEEVEDKTKEETKVSEIATVDNISNGEDENKSQVTQNGMDTEDLSVEVGEKSNGESVTEKIDSDKVDETVPDDTGMKEISSNTKDSKNEENKADQDESLSSENKETSEEKDKTMDIEDQPETIDLDKVKDGPQPRALHRTSSIFLRNLAPSITKAEIEALCQRFDGYLRVAIADPLVDRRWYRRGWVTFKRDVNIKEICWNLNNTRLRDCEMGAIVNRDLSRRVRPVNGMTAHKTIVRADIKLCAKIAMNLDEKFKLWDKSLEDNGDQNMENRKGNDDAGASYGFKSNNPVLQNITDFLIEEASAEEDELLGISGENKESEGETIERDAQLISVLDNLILYLRIVHSVDFYNHCEYPYEDEMPNRCGIIHARGPPPAKVLQNDIQDYIKNFESKMQTFLAKTTPIDDEELKNLGSKDAEAEVEKFIQANTQELAKDKWLCPLSGKKFKGPEFIRKHIFNKHTEKVDEVRKEVEFFNNYLRDPKRPQLPEHASSTKRTTSESGGFGYRAPAYPPSFMPPYAAYAPPMMMPGRGGRGFGPGRRPANKYRQLTQYRDLDAPQEPVDIFN from the exons ATGATGGCCGATTCAGATGATGAGTACGATCGCAAACGTCGCGATAAATTCCGTGGCGAGCGCAGCTCGGGAGATAGCTACCGTTCAGAGCGTCGTGAAGACCGTCGCGGTGGTGGAGGCACAGGCGCAAGTGGGCGCGATGAATGGGCAGAACG taatCCCTTCCGAGGAGGCGGTGGAAGTGGAAGCGGTGGCAGACCTAGGCCAGATTATCGAGAGTATCGTACCGGCGGTCGTGAACGTTATGGCTCTCCTGGTCGGGAAATGCCTCCCGCAAAACGAATGCGACCAGACTGGGGTGATGACATGCGTGCTACTCCACGTTATG GTTATGATCCCTATCTTATGCACGCATGGAATGAACATTATGCTGCACATAGCTATCATGGCGGTTACGGTGGCCATGGCCATGCACCACATGCGGCTCGAGAGTCACAAAGCGCAAACGATTTGCAAACACAGCCCGCAATGCTTACGTTAAAACAGTTTTTAGACACACAGGATGATGGAATTTCCGACTCCGAAGTCTTGAAAAAATACAGTGAATATAAAACAGAGTTCAAGCGCCAacaattgaatgaatttttcgTCGCTCACAAAGACGAGGAATG gtttaaaaataaataccatcCCTTGGACAGCGTTAAACGTAAGGAAGAGCAATTGAGCTTCTTGAAG AAACGGGTTGAAGTTTTTAATGAAGTTTTGGAAAATGGTCAAGTGAAAGCAGTATCAATTGATACATCACAAACGGATCCCTTGTTGCGTTTGCTTGATACGGTGGTTATTAAATTAGAAGGTGGCACGGATGATGATTTGAAAATTCTTGATGAAAAACCCCGAGAATACACCTTTCCGGAAAGGTCTTTTGATAAGAAACCAGAACACGATGATGATGTCATCATTACTTCAGTTGGCAAAAAACGCAATGTAGACGAGGATGAACCCAAGGTGGTGTCCCCAAGGCCGATACGTCGGGCAGCAATTTCAGATGATGAAGAGAACTGGGACGAAGAAGACGCTGATAGCAAAACTATAAATAACAAGCATGACAAGAAAAAAGATATTTCGGACGACGAAGATAAAAGTGATGAAGATGAAAAGAGTAAAGACAAGAAGTCCCTAAAACGGAAACGTACCAGTTCTGAGTCATCATCTTCATCGTCTTCTGACTCGGATTCCAGTAGCTCCAGCTCTAGTGACGAAGACGATGATGAAAAACTGAAAGACAAATATGATTTGGGTAGTGTTAAAGAAGATAAAGAGACGGAGAAAGAGGTAATGGCAGTagacaaagaagaagaagttgaggATAAgacaaaagaagaaacaaaagtGTCAGAAATTGCCACGGTTGATAATATATCTAATGGTGAGGACGAAAACAAGTCACAGGTCACTCAAAATGGTATGGATACAGAAGATTTGTCTGTAGAAGTGGGAGAAAAAAGTAATGGAGAATCAGTTACTGAAAAAATTGATTCTGACAAAGTCGATGAAACAGTACCTGACGATACAGGTATGAAAGAAATAAGCTCAAATACAAAAGACTCAAAGAACGAAGAAAATAAAGCCGACCAGGATGAATCACTCTCAAGTGAAAACAAGGAAACTAGTGAAGAAAAAGATAAAACAATGGATATTGAAGACCAGCCTGAGACTATCGATTTGGACAAGGTAAAGGATGGTCCACAACCGCGGGCGCTTCACCGAACTTCGTCCATATTCTTGCGAAATTTAGCTCCATCAATTACCAAAGCGGAGATTGAAgccttgtgccaacgttttgaTGGATATCTGCGTGTAGCTATTGCCGATCCCTTGGTGGATCGCCGTTGGTACCGTCGCGGCTGGGTAACATTCAAAAGGGATGTGAACATAAAAGAGATTTGTTGGAATTTAAATAATACTCGGCTGCGGGATTGCGAAATGGGTGCGATTGTGAATCGTGACCTAAGTCGACGGGTGCGTCCAGTAAATGGAATGACGGCTCATAAAACTATTGTGCGCGCTGACATCAAGTTATGTGCGAAGATTGCCATGAATTTGGATGAGAAATTCAAGCTATGg GATAAGAGTTTAGAGGACAATGGAGATCAAAACATGGAGAATCGCAAGGGCAATGATGATGCCGGTGCCTCCTATGGCTTCAAGTCGAACAACCcagttttacaaaatataacaGATTTCTTAATTGAAGAAGCTTCGGCTGAAGAAGATGAACTACTGGGTATATCAGGTGAAAATAAAGAATCCGAGGGTGAAACTATTGAAAGAGATGCACAGCTCATTTCGGTGCTTGACAACTTAATTTTATATCTTCGCATTGTGCATTCTGTGGATTTTTACAATCACTGTGAATACCCTTACGAAGATGAGATGCCAAACCGTTGTGGCATAATACACGCACGTGGACCGCCGCCAGCAAAAGTTCTACAGAACGACATACAGGATTATATTAAGAATTTCGAAAGcaaaatgcaaacatttttgGCCAAGACGACGCCAATAGATGATGAAGAGCTCAAAAATTTGGGCAGCAAAGATGCGGAAGCTGAAGTCGAGAAGTTCATTCAAGCGAACACTCAGGAGTTGGCGAAAGACAAGTGGTTGTGTCCGCTTTCGGGCAAGAAATTCAAAGGCCCAGAATTTATACGTAAACATATATTCAATAAGCATACAGAGAAGGTTGACGAAGTGCGGAAGGAGGTGGAGTTCTTCAATAACTATCTACGGGACCCCAAACGACCACAACTTCCCGAACATGCCAGTTCCACTAAGCGTACCACTTCAGAGTCAGGTGGTTTTGG TTATCGAGCACCGGCATATCCACCATCATTTATGCCGCCATATGCGGCTTATGCGCCGCCGATGATGATGCCTGGCCGTGGGGGACGAGGATTTGGACCTGGTCGCAG ACCCGCTAATAAGTATCGTCAATTAACACAGTACAGGGACTTGGATGCCCCTCAAGAACCAGTTGACATATTTAACTAA
- the LOC126755698 gene encoding WD repeat-containing protein 74, which yields MKWSTANLKSPNYTENHEIYVGTSTGTFKRFVPAFEDNPFVQRNLYDINQLEKDDRVTALSFGNDTSEIFIGRAKESVHMHSLRSDTVERTIELKFAPVVGFARFDDYLAAGFSNGQVQRISISSSTDSELIISSGDDMSHLRQCPTNRNLVATGGKGRQNNLKVLDMAADGKQIFTSKNLPNDYLQLEVPVWDSDVGFIDSPHTLATCSRYGYVRLYDTRKQRRPVQCFATEEQMSFATLVAHGNYIYTGTTMGAMKAFDIRRMKTFVHTYKGFTGAISDVSLDSTGKYLASASLDRYVRVHHVDSTVLLYQCYVKSKATRVLIRQSAENPNSSTTEATEEDLDKTENSTKKKNIVKATVPEDKEYEDMFENMQTICDDDDVSDAEKEEEKSQKIGSKRKGDKNFNKSKKKKE from the exons ATGAAGTGGTCTAcagcaaatttaaaaagtcCAAACTATACAGAAAATCACGAGATATACGTAGGCACTAGTACCGGCACGTTCAAAA GGTTTGTTCCTGCTTTTGAGGATAATCCTTTTGTTCAACGTAATCTATACGATATTAATCAGCTTGAGAAAGACGATAGGGTTACTGCGCTTTCTTTTGGGAATGATACCTCAGAGATTTTTATTGGGCGGGCAAAAGAAAGTGTCCACATGCATTCTCTTCGCAGTGACACAGTAGAACGTACAATCGAACTTAAATTTGCGCCCGTAGTAGGTTTTGCGCGTTTTGACGATTACTTAGCCGCCGGATTTTCTAATGGTCAAGTGCAACGAATATCCATTTCAAGCAGCACTGATTCAGAGCTCATTATTAGTAGTGGCGACGACATGTCACATTTGCGGCAATGTCCAACCAATCGAAATCTGGTAGCTACAGGAGGTAAAGGCCGTCAAAACAATTTAAAGGTTTTGGATATGGCAGCAGATGGGAAACAAATATTCACTTCGAAAAATTTGCCAAACGATTACCTCCAGTTGGAGGTACCTGTGTGGGATAGTGATGTTGGATTTATAGATTCACCACATACGCTGGCTACTTGTTCTCGTTATGGTTATGTGCGGCTTTATGACACACGTAAACAACGGCGGCCAGTGCAGTGTTTTGCTACCGAAGAACAAATGAGTTTTGCTACTTTGGTCGCACAtggaaattatatatatacggGTACTACTATGGGCGCTATGAAG GCATTTGATATAAGGCGCATGAAGACTTTCGTACATACTTACAAAGGATTTACTGGTGCCATCAGTGATGTGTCATTAGACTCTACGGGTAAATACCTAGCTTCAGCCTCTTTGGATCGTTATGTGCGTGTGCATCACGTCGATTCTACAGTACTCTTGTATCAATGCTATGTTAAATCAAAAGCAACACGCGTTTTAATACGCCAGTCGGCCGAAAACCCCAACAGTAGTACAACTGAAGCAACTGAAGAAGACCTGGATAAAACCGAAAACtcgacaaaaaagaaaaatattgtgaaagctACTGTTCCAGAGGATAAGGAGTACGAGGATATGTTTGAAAATATGCAAACTATTTG TGACGACGATGATGTCAGCGACGCTGAGAAGGAAGaagaaaaatctcaaaaaatcgGGAGTAAACGAAAAGGGGataaaaactttaacaaaagcaaaaagaagaaagagtGA
- the LOC126754453 gene encoding serrate RNA effector molecule homolog isoform X1 gives MMADSDDEYDRKRRDKFRGERSSGDSYRSERREDRRGGGGTGASGRDEWAERNPFRGGGGSGSGGRPRPDYREYRTGGRERYGSPGREMPPAKRMRPDWGDDMRATPRYGYDPYLMHAWNEHYAAHSYHGGYGGHGHAPHAARESQSANDLQTQPAMLTLKQFLDTQDDGISDSEVLKKYSEYKTEFKRQQLNEFFVAHKDEEWFKNKYHPLDSVKRKEEQLSFLKKRVEVFNEVLENGQVKAVSIDTSQTDPLLRLLDTVVIKLEGGTDDDLKILDEKPREYTFPERSFDKKPEHDDDVIITSVGKKRNVDEDEPKVVSPRPIRRAAISDDEENWDEEDADSKTINNKHDKKKDISDDEDKSDEDEKSKDKKSLKRKRTSSESSSSSSSDSDSSSSSSSDEDDDEKLKDKYDLGSVKEDKETEKEVMAVDKEEEVEDKTKEETKVSEIATVDNISNGEDENKSQVTQNGMDTEDLSVEVGEKSNGESVTEKIDSDKVDETVPDDTGMKEISSNTKDSKNEENKADQDESLSSENKETSEEKDKTMDIEDQPETIDLDKVKDGPQPRALHRTSSIFLRNLAPSITKAEIEALCQRFDGYLRVAIADPLVDRRWYRRGWVTFKRDVNIKEICWNLNNTRLRDCEMGAIVNRDLSRRVRPVNGMTAHKTIVRADIKLCAKIAMNLDEKFKLWDKSLEDNGDQNMENRKGNDDAGASYGFKSNNPVLQNITDFLIEEASAEEDELLGISGENKESEGETIERDAQLISVLDNLILYLRIVHSVDFYNHCEYPYEDEMPNRCGIIHARGPPPAKVLQNDIQDYIKNFESKMQTFLAKTTPIDDEELKNLGSKDAEAEVEKFIQANTQELAKDKWLCPLSGKKFKGPEFIRKHIFNKHTEKVDEVRKEVEFFNNYLRDPKRPQLPEHASSTKRTTSESGGFGYRAPAYPPSFMPPYAAYAPPMMMPGRGGRGFGPGRREPMEQQRRIIGYHDLDAPANFDMFE, from the exons ATGATGGCCGATTCAGATGATGAGTACGATCGCAAACGTCGCGATAAATTCCGTGGCGAGCGCAGCTCGGGAGATAGCTACCGTTCAGAGCGTCGTGAAGACCGTCGCGGTGGTGGAGGCACAGGCGCAAGTGGGCGCGATGAATGGGCAGAACG taatCCCTTCCGAGGAGGCGGTGGAAGTGGAAGCGGTGGCAGACCTAGGCCAGATTATCGAGAGTATCGTACCGGCGGTCGTGAACGTTATGGCTCTCCTGGTCGGGAAATGCCTCCCGCAAAACGAATGCGACCAGACTGGGGTGATGACATGCGTGCTACTCCACGTTATG GTTATGATCCCTATCTTATGCACGCATGGAATGAACATTATGCTGCACATAGCTATCATGGCGGTTACGGTGGCCATGGCCATGCACCACATGCGGCTCGAGAGTCACAAAGCGCAAACGATTTGCAAACACAGCCCGCAATGCTTACGTTAAAACAGTTTTTAGACACACAGGATGATGGAATTTCCGACTCCGAAGTCTTGAAAAAATACAGTGAATATAAAACAGAGTTCAAGCGCCAacaattgaatgaatttttcgTCGCTCACAAAGACGAGGAATG gtttaaaaataaataccatcCCTTGGACAGCGTTAAACGTAAGGAAGAGCAATTGAGCTTCTTGAAG AAACGGGTTGAAGTTTTTAATGAAGTTTTGGAAAATGGTCAAGTGAAAGCAGTATCAATTGATACATCACAAACGGATCCCTTGTTGCGTTTGCTTGATACGGTGGTTATTAAATTAGAAGGTGGCACGGATGATGATTTGAAAATTCTTGATGAAAAACCCCGAGAATACACCTTTCCGGAAAGGTCTTTTGATAAGAAACCAGAACACGATGATGATGTCATCATTACTTCAGTTGGCAAAAAACGCAATGTAGACGAGGATGAACCCAAGGTGGTGTCCCCAAGGCCGATACGTCGGGCAGCAATTTCAGATGATGAAGAGAACTGGGACGAAGAAGACGCTGATAGCAAAACTATAAATAACAAGCATGACAAGAAAAAAGATATTTCGGACGACGAAGATAAAAGTGATGAAGATGAAAAGAGTAAAGACAAGAAGTCCCTAAAACGGAAACGTACCAGTTCTGAGTCATCATCTTCATCGTCTTCTGACTCGGATTCCAGTAGCTCCAGCTCTAGTGACGAAGACGATGATGAAAAACTGAAAGACAAATATGATTTGGGTAGTGTTAAAGAAGATAAAGAGACGGAGAAAGAGGTAATGGCAGTagacaaagaagaagaagttgaggATAAgacaaaagaagaaacaaaagtGTCAGAAATTGCCACGGTTGATAATATATCTAATGGTGAGGACGAAAACAAGTCACAGGTCACTCAAAATGGTATGGATACAGAAGATTTGTCTGTAGAAGTGGGAGAAAAAAGTAATGGAGAATCAGTTACTGAAAAAATTGATTCTGACAAAGTCGATGAAACAGTACCTGACGATACAGGTATGAAAGAAATAAGCTCAAATACAAAAGACTCAAAGAACGAAGAAAATAAAGCCGACCAGGATGAATCACTCTCAAGTGAAAACAAGGAAACTAGTGAAGAAAAAGATAAAACAATGGATATTGAAGACCAGCCTGAGACTATCGATTTGGACAAGGTAAAGGATGGTCCACAACCGCGGGCGCTTCACCGAACTTCGTCCATATTCTTGCGAAATTTAGCTCCATCAATTACCAAAGCGGAGATTGAAgccttgtgccaacgttttgaTGGATATCTGCGTGTAGCTATTGCCGATCCCTTGGTGGATCGCCGTTGGTACCGTCGCGGCTGGGTAACATTCAAAAGGGATGTGAACATAAAAGAGATTTGTTGGAATTTAAATAATACTCGGCTGCGGGATTGCGAAATGGGTGCGATTGTGAATCGTGACCTAAGTCGACGGGTGCGTCCAGTAAATGGAATGACGGCTCATAAAACTATTGTGCGCGCTGACATCAAGTTATGTGCGAAGATTGCCATGAATTTGGATGAGAAATTCAAGCTATGg GATAAGAGTTTAGAGGACAATGGAGATCAAAACATGGAGAATCGCAAGGGCAATGATGATGCCGGTGCCTCCTATGGCTTCAAGTCGAACAACCcagttttacaaaatataacaGATTTCTTAATTGAAGAAGCTTCGGCTGAAGAAGATGAACTACTGGGTATATCAGGTGAAAATAAAGAATCCGAGGGTGAAACTATTGAAAGAGATGCACAGCTCATTTCGGTGCTTGACAACTTAATTTTATATCTTCGCATTGTGCATTCTGTGGATTTTTACAATCACTGTGAATACCCTTACGAAGATGAGATGCCAAACCGTTGTGGCATAATACACGCACGTGGACCGCCGCCAGCAAAAGTTCTACAGAACGACATACAGGATTATATTAAGAATTTCGAAAGcaaaatgcaaacatttttgGCCAAGACGACGCCAATAGATGATGAAGAGCTCAAAAATTTGGGCAGCAAAGATGCGGAAGCTGAAGTCGAGAAGTTCATTCAAGCGAACACTCAGGAGTTGGCGAAAGACAAGTGGTTGTGTCCGCTTTCGGGCAAGAAATTCAAAGGCCCAGAATTTATACGTAAACATATATTCAATAAGCATACAGAGAAGGTTGACGAAGTGCGGAAGGAGGTGGAGTTCTTCAATAACTATCTACGGGACCCCAAACGACCACAACTTCCCGAACATGCCAGTTCCACTAAGCGTACCACTTCAGAGTCAGGTGGTTTTGG TTATCGAGCACCGGCATATCCACCATCATTTATGCCGCCATATGCGGCTTATGCGCCGCCGATGATGATGCCTGGCCGTGGGGGACGAGGATTTGGACCTGGTCGCAG AGAACCAATGGAACAACAACGTCGTATTATTGGTTATCATGACTTGGACGCGCCCGCGAATTTCGATATGTTCGAATAA
- the LOC126754454 gene encoding SET domain-containing protein SmydA-8 has protein sequence MSTSPPDSLTTNNCAVCQTPAKLYCSACKLVKYCGADHQRQHWKQHKTECRPFRTAKDKVLGRYLKATRPIKAGTVIFAEMPIIVGPKWYLNEREEQVPVMPCVGCFTPCRMGAHHCPKCLWPTCLPNCGGLDNPNLHGLECSILMLGPGPASSDPRSLMDYYRSDALVVLKCLLLQRQNPKKWTELMDMQSHEVERVGSELHNDAEKRVVSYLQRNFLQRLKSVEQKQKEKYLQEYDTAVLHRICGIIETNYMCISLPSGMELSGVYYTACMMEHACQPNCYFQFDQRKGFRISVIAGRDIERDEHLIIMYSNMLWGTQMRQEHLAMTKHFLCKCERCRDPTEYGSHFSTMLCMGDEGESCDGIHLPKDPLDMKSDWACTKCPIMISGEEVRYLLTQMTEEVDNLLSRKPTVKQLEALINKLSKFLHPHHYHLFNLKHTLIQLYGTEIGYSLKNLSDSLLNKKLQLCEELYDICQKLDPYTIRLSIYVGIILFEMQTVQIEHGKRLLANAIKREEQVATALNYFNSAREKLLKAAKILEKELDNVAGSKLSDAVLKSLSELDTLINNNS, from the exons ATGTCTACCTCACCTCCTGATTCTCTCACGACAAATAATTGTGCCGTGTGCCAAACACCTGCGAAGCTATATTGCTCAGCATGCAAGCTAGTAAAATATTGCGGCGCTGATCATCAGAGGCAGCACTGGAAGCAACATAAAACCGAATGCCGGCCATTTCGCACAGCCAAAGACAAGGTTTTAGGTCGCTATTTAAAAGCCACGCGCCCAATTAAAGCTGGCACTGTTATTTTCGCTGAAATGCCTATTATTGTCGGTCCAAAGTGGTATCTAAATGAGCGCGAGGAACAAGTGCCTGTTATGCCATGCGTGGGTTGTTTCACACCTTGTCGAATGGGAGCACATCATTGTCCCAA ATGCCTTTGGCCAACATGTTTACCGAACTGCGGTGGGTTAGATAACCCAAATCTTCATGGTCTTGAATGTTCTATATTAATGTTGGGACCTGGACCCGCTTCCTCGGATCCCCGTTCACTCATGGACTACTATCGCTCTGATGCCTTGGTTGTCTTAAAATGTTTGTTGCTACAACgtcaaaatcccaaaaaatgGACTGAATTAATGGACATGCAAAGCCATGAGGTGGAACGCGTTGGCTCCGAGCTACACAA TGATGCAGAGAAAAGGGTTGTGTCTTATCTTCAACGAAACTTCCTACAACGCCTTAAAAGTGTggagcaaaaacaaaaggaaaaatatcTGCAAGAGTATGACACAGCGGTACTACATCGAATTTGCGGTATCATTGAGACGAATTATATGTGCATCAGCTTACCGTCTGGCATGGAGTTAAGTGGTGTTTACTACACCGCCTGCATGATGGAACACGCTTGCCAAccaaattgttattttcaatTCGATCAGCGCAAAGGCTTCAGAATCTCTGTCATAGCCGGCAGAGATATTGAACGTGACGAACACCTGATTATTATGTACTCGAATATGCTGTGGGGCACACAGATGCGTCAGGAACACTTGGCAATGACAAAGCATTTCCTCTGTAAATGTGAACGCTGTCGCGATCCCACCGAGTATGGTTCGCATTTCAGTACAATGCTATGTATGGGCGATGAGGGCGAGTCATGTGATGGCATTCACTTGCCAAAGGATCCACTTGATATGAAAAGTGATTGGGCATGCACCAAGTGCCCTATCATGATCAGTGGGGAAGAG GTGCGATATCTTCTCACGCAAATGACCGAAGAAGTTGACAATCTACTATCACGCAAGCCCACAGTTAAGCAATTGGAAGCACTGATTAACAAGCTTTCGAAGTTTTTGCACCCCCATCACTACCATTTATTCAATTTGAAGCACACGCTCATACAACTCTACGGCACCGAAATCGGCTACTCACTGAAAAATTTAAGTGACTCTCTTCTGAATAAGAAATTACAGTTGTGCGAGGAACTCTATGACATTTGCCAGAAACTGGATCCATACACTATTCGTTTGTCCATTTACGTGGgtattattttgtttgaaatgcAAACGGTTCAGATTGAGCACGGTAAGCGCTTGCTTGCAAACGCCATCAAGCGCGAAGAGCAAGTCGCCACGGCATTGAATTATTTCAATTCCGCTCGCGAGAAACTGCTGAAAGCTGCTAAGATCTTGGAGAAAGAGCTGGACAATGTGGCAGGTAGCAAATTGAGCGATGCTGTATTGAAATCACTTAGCGAATTGGATACGCTAATCAACAACAATAGCTAA